Proteins encoded by one window of Thalassoroseus pseudoceratinae:
- a CDS encoding secretin N-terminal domain-containing protein: MPHYRSSALQWMTVFLVACNMLAVNATGIAAEAPDPTTWEEKNASLRFFNADWPHILGKLADQTGSTLVMHEVPRGRLTRTDHEKYSRDEAVRILNVELQEQNFRILQKDQFLMVVHNESARTRYRPRVKTDSAPKKAPPREIVPPKHRGRSVSTIRPRKEETSVPEPRRLQPATNVETPIATASSEHVEPKPIRYVTHTIQMRNTARDVAKPLYDALKSRAKLSDNGPKGLPAFEVFESNTNQQLQFAVGIDVDRNELVVKAADTAIQPIERLLKVLDNPEFGKSFRIVADPAASRIGQKLAPQFGRMSQIQSRAQQNDRVAALWQQQGNEAAPQNDQPADEQRAPAQGIVRTDQMNAQDISDMVGRLRGDVTIESVPDLGVMILRGNQADVDAVMKIIRDIEQRSKGTTADVRLLLLQHVNSTALSQLLATVYERLATLRDRTGDVRQRVGFIPIARPNAVLILAPEVDMESILTLADELDKPVDPNTEIEVFRLEHAIAAQVATQLQTFYEEQATQGGNNDNAATTPQLSHRIRVLPDVRTNSVIVQARPNDLAEIALVIRKIDRDFSAAINKMQIFPLKHAIADELAETINLAISSVLNPALANTGQSGNIGGGQQNVPQELRDVKSVVLEFLTDANGKMKTTRSGLLASITVTADLRSNSLLVSAPEQTMNLMKELIGALDKPSPTVAEIKVFTLANSDAATMATLLETLFEPADDADQGGIQVAGAEDASSGLVPLRFSIDPRTNSVIAVGGADALQIVEAILLRLDETDVRQRETIVVKLRNAPALDVANAINQFLQGQRDLLQIDPELVSTTELLEREIIVVPETISNSLLISATPRYFEEIQRLVAELDQTPPQVVIQAMLVEVQLDNTDEFGVELGFQDDVLFSRSAAVLEQLSTISQTVTSPNGVQTTNQRILSQPISPGYNFNNTQPLGNNVAGDFNTTTGATGFTNPSAVGEQGLSNFSLGRVNGDLGFGGLVLSASSSEVSVLIRALAARRQVHILSRPQIRTLDNQLAEIQVGSQVPRINGFTTFGALGTPVPTVEPVDTGIILTVTPRINVEGNIVMDISAVKSTLTAQGVPLLADPATGSVIESPIIDITTARATVGVPNGQTVVLGGMITKNDDTIERKVPWLGDIPILGQAFRYDSTRTRRTELLIFLTPRVVYNDADSELIKQVESERMHFIESEAEKIHGPLFAIPGETAAPADGVDGQLDQLYDGDAGYYQPGMSDGVTPVTPVNPAAPAIPGVPAPSPVIPGEDDTPTTVVPMSGFQQTSKVEPAEFSSTPRQ, from the coding sequence GTGCCGCACTATCGCAGTTCCGCATTGCAGTGGATGACGGTTTTCCTCGTCGCTTGCAATATGCTTGCTGTCAACGCCACTGGTATTGCCGCCGAAGCGCCAGACCCAACGACTTGGGAGGAGAAGAACGCATCGCTGCGATTCTTCAATGCCGACTGGCCTCACATTTTAGGCAAACTTGCCGACCAGACTGGTTCCACACTCGTCATGCATGAGGTTCCTCGTGGGCGTCTCACACGGACCGACCATGAGAAATACTCCCGCGATGAAGCGGTTCGGATTCTCAACGTGGAGTTGCAGGAGCAGAACTTTCGCATCTTGCAGAAAGACCAGTTCTTGATGGTCGTGCATAACGAATCGGCCCGCACACGCTACCGGCCTCGTGTAAAGACCGACTCGGCACCGAAGAAGGCTCCGCCGCGAGAAATCGTGCCTCCAAAACATCGGGGGCGAAGTGTCTCGACGATCCGTCCTCGCAAAGAAGAAACCAGCGTTCCGGAACCGCGACGACTTCAACCAGCGACCAACGTCGAGACCCCGATTGCGACCGCAAGTAGCGAGCACGTCGAACCGAAGCCAATCCGGTATGTCACTCACACCATTCAAATGCGGAACACCGCTCGCGATGTGGCCAAGCCACTCTACGACGCTCTGAAGTCCCGAGCCAAGTTGAGTGATAACGGTCCAAAGGGTTTGCCGGCGTTCGAGGTTTTTGAATCCAACACGAATCAACAGCTTCAGTTTGCCGTCGGCATTGATGTCGATCGAAACGAGTTGGTTGTCAAAGCAGCCGATACCGCGATTCAACCAATCGAGCGATTGTTGAAGGTGCTTGACAACCCGGAGTTCGGAAAGAGCTTCCGAATCGTCGCGGACCCGGCTGCTAGTCGCATCGGGCAGAAGTTGGCTCCGCAATTCGGGCGGATGAGCCAAATTCAATCGCGGGCTCAACAAAACGACCGAGTCGCGGCACTTTGGCAACAACAAGGCAACGAAGCCGCTCCCCAAAATGACCAACCGGCAGACGAGCAACGTGCCCCGGCACAGGGAATCGTGCGAACCGACCAAATGAACGCTCAAGATATCAGCGACATGGTTGGGCGTCTGCGGGGTGACGTCACGATTGAATCCGTGCCTGACCTTGGCGTGATGATTCTTCGCGGGAACCAAGCCGACGTCGATGCCGTGATGAAGATTATTCGTGACATCGAACAACGCAGCAAAGGGACCACGGCCGACGTGCGGTTGCTGTTGCTGCAACACGTGAATTCCACGGCGTTGTCGCAATTGTTGGCGACCGTCTACGAACGATTGGCCACACTGCGTGATCGCACAGGCGATGTCCGTCAACGGGTTGGATTCATTCCGATCGCTCGTCCGAATGCCGTATTGATCTTGGCTCCGGAAGTGGACATGGAGTCCATCCTGACACTTGCGGATGAACTCGATAAGCCTGTCGATCCAAACACGGAAATCGAAGTCTTCCGATTGGAACATGCGATCGCCGCCCAGGTCGCCACGCAACTCCAAACGTTCTACGAAGAACAAGCAACCCAAGGCGGAAACAACGACAACGCCGCAACCACACCGCAGTTGAGTCATCGAATCCGAGTGTTACCGGACGTGCGGACCAACTCGGTCATCGTTCAAGCTCGCCCGAACGACTTAGCTGAGATTGCACTTGTGATCCGGAAAATTGACCGCGATTTCTCCGCGGCGATCAACAAGATGCAAATCTTTCCGTTGAAACACGCGATCGCGGATGAACTTGCTGAGACAATCAACTTGGCTATTTCCAGCGTGCTCAATCCGGCTCTCGCCAATACCGGGCAATCCGGGAATATCGGTGGTGGCCAACAGAACGTACCTCAAGAACTTCGCGATGTGAAATCGGTCGTGCTGGAATTCCTGACCGACGCCAACGGCAAAATGAAAACGACACGCAGCGGGTTGCTCGCCAGCATCACGGTGACGGCCGATCTTCGCTCGAATTCGTTGTTGGTGTCGGCTCCTGAACAGACCATGAATCTGATGAAGGAATTGATCGGCGCATTGGATAAACCATCGCCAACCGTGGCGGAAATCAAAGTCTTCACGCTCGCGAACAGCGATGCCGCGACAATGGCGACACTGCTCGAAACCCTGTTCGAGCCGGCCGACGACGCCGACCAAGGCGGAATTCAAGTCGCCGGTGCGGAAGATGCCAGTAGCGGTTTGGTACCACTTCGATTTTCGATCGACCCGCGGACGAACAGTGTCATCGCTGTCGGTGGTGCGGATGCATTGCAAATCGTCGAAGCGATCCTCTTGCGACTGGACGAAACCGATGTCCGTCAACGGGAAACGATCGTCGTCAAATTGCGGAACGCACCGGCTCTTGATGTCGCGAACGCGATCAATCAGTTCCTCCAGGGACAACGCGATTTATTGCAGATCGATCCCGAATTGGTCAGCACGACCGAACTGTTGGAACGGGAAATCATCGTTGTTCCCGAAACCATCAGCAATAGCCTGCTGATCTCAGCGACGCCGCGTTATTTCGAGGAAATTCAACGGCTTGTCGCGGAATTGGATCAAACGCCTCCTCAGGTGGTCATTCAGGCGATGTTGGTCGAGGTGCAACTGGATAACACCGACGAATTTGGTGTGGAACTCGGTTTCCAAGACGATGTCTTGTTCAGCCGTTCCGCCGCCGTGCTCGAACAGTTGAGCACCATCAGCCAAACGGTGACTTCACCTAACGGTGTGCAAACAACAAACCAGCGAATTCTCTCGCAGCCAATTTCTCCTGGTTACAACTTCAACAACACACAGCCGCTTGGGAACAACGTTGCTGGTGACTTCAACACCACAACGGGAGCCACGGGCTTTACGAATCCGTCTGCTGTTGGTGAACAAGGGCTGTCGAACTTTTCACTGGGACGGGTCAATGGCGACCTTGGTTTCGGTGGTTTGGTTCTGTCGGCGAGTTCTTCGGAAGTGAGCGTGTTGATCCGAGCGTTGGCGGCACGTCGCCAAGTTCACATCCTCAGCCGACCGCAAATCCGCACGTTGGATAACCAACTCGCGGAAATCCAAGTCGGTTCGCAAGTGCCACGAATCAACGGGTTCACGACATTCGGTGCCCTGGGAACACCAGTCCCAACTGTTGAACCTGTCGACACCGGGATCATCCTGACCGTGACACCGCGAATCAACGTCGAAGGCAACATCGTCATGGATATCTCCGCCGTCAAGAGTACGTTGACCGCGCAGGGTGTGCCGTTGCTCGCTGACCCGGCCACGGGTTCGGTCATCGAATCGCCGATCATCGACATCACGACGGCTCGTGCCACAGTCGGTGTGCCGAACGGTCAAACGGTTGTGCTCGGTGGGATGATCACCAAGAACGACGACACGATCGAACGAAAAGTTCCGTGGTTGGGGGACATCCCAATCCTCGGCCAAGCATTCCGGTACGATTCTACACGGACCCGCCGGACGGAATTGCTGATCTTCCTGACGCCTCGAGTCGTCTACAACGACGCGGATAGCGAACTCATTAAGCAGGTCGAGTCCGAACGGATGCACTTCATCGAAAGCGAAGCCGAGAAAATCCACGGACCGCTGTTCGCCATCCCAGGTGAGACCGCTGCCCCGGCTGACGGTGTCGATGGTCAACTCGATCAGCTCTACGATGGTGACGCGGGTTACTATCAACCGGGAATGTCGGATGGTGTAACGCCAGTCACGCCCGTGAATCCTGCTGCACCAGCGATTCCGGGAGTACCGGCTCCGTCCCCCGTGATTCCTGGCGAAGACGACACTCCGACGACAGTGGTTCCGATGAGTGGCTTTCAACAAACGTCGAAAGTCGAGCCCGCGGAGTTCAGTTCGACGCCACGACAGTAA
- a CDS encoding BON domain-containing protein translates to MRLRSGLPFFAITSCFVVGLMADQCLAQSLFGSSTNRTTNTGGATGFGGATSSFGAGGGGAAGAVAGGQAGAQAGAVGGGTNVPGGNNIGLQGGLSGFGSTVGQGFTGGGNTDGTFVGNRLAGQNVGAQTPVFNFPGGGNANRFTPRNNTGSSRERVIRPRQKIAFDYEPPAPTVIRTAVTRQYRTLSSRRPGLESVTIEVGEGRAAVLKGTVPDENSRKLAAALARLEPGIRSIKNELKVVSE, encoded by the coding sequence ATGCGGCTGCGTAGCGGATTACCGTTTTTCGCCATCACGAGTTGTTTCGTAGTTGGATTGATGGCGGACCAGTGTTTGGCTCAATCATTGTTCGGTTCTTCGACCAACCGAACGACCAATACCGGCGGTGCAACTGGGTTTGGTGGAGCGACTTCAAGTTTCGGTGCTGGTGGCGGTGGTGCTGCTGGAGCGGTGGCTGGTGGGCAAGCAGGCGCACAAGCCGGGGCGGTTGGAGGCGGTACGAATGTCCCAGGTGGAAACAACATCGGGCTGCAAGGTGGGCTGAGCGGGTTTGGTTCCACGGTTGGTCAGGGTTTTACCGGTGGTGGAAATACGGACGGGACGTTTGTAGGAAATCGGCTCGCCGGGCAGAATGTGGGTGCTCAAACGCCCGTGTTCAACTTCCCCGGTGGTGGAAACGCCAATCGTTTCACCCCCAGGAACAACACCGGTTCGTCACGCGAGCGAGTGATTCGTCCCCGTCAGAAGATTGCCTTCGATTACGAACCGCCCGCCCCGACGGTCATTCGGACGGCGGTGACGCGACAATATCGCACACTCAGTTCACGACGACCGGGCTTGGAGAGCGTTACGATTGAGGTTGGCGAGGGAAGAGCCGCTGTCTTGAAGGGCACGGTCCCAGACGAAAATTCCCGCAAGCTGGCGGCGGCATTAGCCCGACTCGAACCGGGGATTCGCAGTATCAAGAACGAACTTAAGGTCGTGTCCGAGTAG